GGACAACAACTTCATCAATACAGCCTCGGCCATCCCTAGATTTGTAATACTTTGAATATGTCTTTTCTCTACCTTTTTGACAAACTGCAACTGTATTGAATCCGTATTTTTTTACACCGCTTGAAATATCAAGGGCAGAATGTCCTCCCAATACACCTATTGTTATGTTATCGAGATCATAACTGCTCAGGATATTCTTTATATCCTCCCGACCTATCATGAAATAACCTTACCAAGTTTTTATTTCCTCTTTAGACTCCCCTTTTATCAACTTTAGTACCTTTACCATGTTCTTTGCCGTATTCTGAGAGGTCTTTATACCATATTCATCTTTATCAGAGTCTCCAATATTATAACCAAACCCAACACCACCATAGTGCGATGTCGCCTCATCTGCAACAACGATTGAATTATGAATCAAGAAGAAATTGAAAATCTGTTGTAGGGTAGTTTCCTGCCCACCGTTTCTAAATCCTCCTACAGAAATTCCAGCGCCAATCTTGTTTCGAAGTTCGAATTTTTGTCTCAAAGCTCTGGTTCTATCCATAAAAGCTTTCATCTGTGCAGAAACACCACCTAAGTATACTGGAGAAGCCAATATTATTCCATCAGCACCTCTTATCTTATCGTACAAAGGTGTCATATCGTCTTTCTGAACGCAAATTCCAGTATCCTTACATCCCCCGCATGCCTTACAAGGGGCTACTTTCATTTGTCCAACATGTACAAGTTCTGTTTCAACTCCAAGCTCTTTACATGTTTCAAGTGCTTTCTTCAATAGAAATAAAGTATTGCCCTCTCTAGGGGACCCGCAAACTCCTAGTATTTTCATATAATCACTCCATTTGTTTTATGAATGTTTATTTATAAAAATGTTTTGTAAGATTCTTATATAAATTTTTATAAGTAAAGTACTAGTATATAGTGTAGTGTTGTAATGGAAGAAATCGATGAGATAAGACAGAAGAAGATGGACGAACTAAAAGAAAAGTTTTCAGGTGAAAAGAAAAGAGTACTAATTGAAGTCCTAGCTTTATCTGGATGCTCACATTGCCCATCGGCAGCTGAAATGGCTTATAGAGTTGCATCACAGTATGACAATGTTGATGTGGCCATAGTTAATATTGCAACTCCAGAAGGAAATTCAAAAGCAAGAAAACTTGGGGTCATGAGTGTACCTGCAATTGTAATAAATGGTAAACTTGCCTTTGTTGGAGCGCCTCAAGCAGATATGATAATGCACGATGCTGTAAGAAAGGCTATGTAGCCAAATCTTTTACTTTATCTTTTATCTCTTCTAGGATACTTAGATAGGACTCTTCAAGATTTGATGTGAACTCATCTGAAAACGTGAAAGGGTCCTTTATCCCTATTGCACAAAAAAGTATTTCATTTGGCATTCTTTCCGGAGAGACCTTCATTCCAAGTTTCACCATAGTCGAAAAGTTTGTTGAGTGAGGCGAAGATGTTTCAGGTATTGATAGGATATCCTCTAATGTAAGATAAGTGATTTTTCCAATATTGTTAGAAATAATTGAATCGACAAATATTGCACAATTATAATCTAAAATAGAATCTAGTAGTTCAATGCCTGAAGAATAGAAAACTTCAAAGATAATATTACCATGCCCGCTGAAAAATTTTTCTAAATCCTCAACAATTTTAGGCCCTATCCTATCATCTTTAAGATATGGATTCCCAATACCCAGGACTATTATTTTTTTCATTTTATACTCTTATTGGATTTGGCCCTAATTCTCTTATTCTTTCAGTGAATGATGTCATGACTTCCGAGAATCTTTTTCCCTCTGATGCGGAGATCCAAAATATCTCCAATCTTTCAGGTTCTATTCCCATGTCTGCAATTAGTTTTTTTAATAGTGTTACCCTTTTTAGTGCTTTAAAGTTTCCTTGCTGATAGTGGCAGTCCCTAGGTATGTGACACCCTCCAATAAATACTCCATCTGCACCTCTAGCAAATGTTTCAAGAATAAATGCAGGATCCACTCTTCCAGAGCACATAAGCCTTATCATCTTAATATTTGGTGGATAGCTATATCTTGAAGAGCCTGCAAGATCGGCACCTGCGTAAGTGCACCAGTTGCAGACAAAACCAACAATATTCGGCTCAAAATTAGTCATCAGCCAACACCATAGAATTTTTTTATGAATCCATCCCTTGGAGTTTCTGAAAGGGAGGCTATCCTCTCTTTTGGGAGTCCCATTGAGAGCCCCAGAAGTTGATTATAGTAAAAAACAGGTATACAGAAATCTTCACCCTTATCCCTTAGACCTTTTTGCCCTAAATCAAACTGAAGGAAGCAGAAAGGGCAAGCTGTAACGATACAGTCTGGGTCTGAGTATTTAATATTCAGAAGTTTTTTTTCTAAAATCTTTAAAGTAACATCTGGATTATTACCTCTCATACCGCCACCTGCGCCACAACAAGATAATTTCTTTGGATAGTATACACTTTCCATTCCCAAAGCTTCAACCAAAGCATCTAGTTTGTGAGGTTTTTCAGGATTTTCAGCCATTAGGTGATCTGAAGGTCTCAATAGATGGCAGCCATAATGTACAGCAGCCTTAGCTCCATCTAATTTTATCTTTGTAGCTTCTTTAATTTTTTCAGTACCAATATGATCATGGAGTACTTCTACTAAATGATATACAGAAATTGTACCTTGATATTTTCTTCCTACTCTATTTAGGATAGTATTTACCTTCTCTCTCTTTTCCTGATCATTTTTCAAGAGCAGATTACTATTCTTTAGGTAACAAAAACATCCATTGCAAACAGCCATTAAATCTTTGTTCATAGATTCAGCTATTGATATATTTCTAGCACTCTGTGCAAGTCCTGAAATTTCTTCAACTGACCAGAATGCCCCACCTGGAGGGCAACAACCTGCACCCACCATGTCATAAACATTGGCTCCGAGAAGTGACATTGTTTCCCTTATGGAGTTTTCAATATCGGGATATCTTAAGGGAATAATGCATCCAGTGTACAAAGCATAATCAGTCGCATGCAATTACATCATCTCCCTTTGGCTTCCAATCTTTTCTTATCTTTAGTAATTTTCCTGCATGAGTAGAATCAACAATCTTTTGGATTTCAAGTACATACTTCTTGTCGGAACCTGCTGTCTTAAGAGGTGGAGCTTTTACCTTATTTCTAAGAGTAATACCCTTTTGAACGGTAACTGCATGTCCAAGGTGATAAATATTATTTGCAACTTCAATTTGGGCTTCTGGAATTATTCCATTTTCTGCAGAAATTCTTCTTAGCGCAAATACAACATCCGTTGGCCCTGCATTTTGAGGGCATCTTTCCAAGCACATGAAGCAAGTAGTGCAAAGCCATATTGCTTTTTTATCTAATATTTGTTCGTCAAGACCCAAAAGAACCTGATGCATAGTTCTTTTTATTTTATGGTCGGTATCGCTTGCAACAGGACATCCTGAAGCACACATCCCACACTGAAAGCACTCATAAACCCTTTTACCACCGTATTCAATGACCTTATTTACTAGATTCTTGTTGGTTTCGTTAAGGACGATTTTCATTTACTACCCTCCGTAAGAGCCAAAATCTGCATTCTGACTTGCTTAGTTGTAAAGTGATTTGCTTTGATTGCCCCAGAAGGGCATGCCGCACTACAAACACCACATCCTTTGCACAAGGCAATATCCACTTCCATTTTATCCTCTTCAGTATATCTAATTGCCTTGTATGTACAAAGAGATTCGCACGTTCTACATCTTGCACACAAATCTTCGATTATTTGGGCAAAAAGGGGCTCAATTTCTATTTCACCTTTAGACATAAGAGAAGAAGCTGCAGAAGCCGCTGCTTTTCCTTGGCTTACTGCATCTGGGATTTCCTTGGGGCCCTGACATGCACCAGCAATAAAGATTCCATCGCTGTCAGTACTTACAGGTTTTAGTTTTGGATGAATCTCTTTGAAAAATCCAGTTTTATCAGTACTTATGTTCAATAGATTTGCAAGTTTCTTTGTTCCTTTTGGAGATTCCATTGCAACTGCCAAAACAACAAGATCAGCAATAACACTTATCTGTTCTCCGAGGGTGTCGTCATCACCCGAGACCTCTAATCTGTCTCCAATTGAGTCAACTTGACTTATCCTGCCTCTTATGAACTTAACTCCCTTTTCTCTAGCCATCCTATAATACTCCTCATAACCTTTCCCAAAACATCTTAGATCGATATAATGAATGAACATATCTATATCTGGATATTTTTCCTTTAGGAGTCTAGCATGTTTAATTGAATATGTGCAACAGATTCTAGAGCAATAATCATTTGTCTTTTCGTCTCTTGAGCCGACGCATTGGATAAAAGAAATTGTATGTGGTTTTCTACCATCAGATGGCCTTAATATCTCACCTTTTGTTGGTCCAGAAGCACACATCATCCTCTCAAGTTCTAGAGAAGTTATAACGTTCGGATGGTCATAATCATATTCAGCTTTTTTATTGGGGTCAAATAGATCATAACCAGTTGTAACAATAATACTTCCAACATCAAATTCAACAAACTCATCATCATTTTTTGAGATATCTATCGCACCAACTTTACATCTCTTCTCACACAACTTACACTTGATACATTTTGTTTTGTCGATAACTGCTTTCATCGGTATTGCCTGTTGAAATTGTATATAGATAGCCTTTCTCTTGTCCATATTGCAGTTAAATTCATTGTCAACTTTAATAGGACATACTATGCTACAATCGCCACAGCCATTACACTTTTCCCAGTCTACCGACGTCTGTTTTTTCTTAACAACGATGTGATATTTTCCTATATGCCCGGAGACATCTTCAATCTCTGAGTAGGTAAGAAGCTCAATATTTGGAGTGTTTGAAACTTCTACCATCATTGGAGCAAGAATACATGCGGAGCAATCATTTGTAGGGAATGTCTTATCTAGTTGGGCCATCTTTCCGCCAATGCTTGGATCTCTTTCTACAATGTATACCTTGAATCCACTGCGGGCCAAATCTAGCGCAGCGTTAATTCCAGATATGCCTCCACCTATTACCAGTGCAGATTTTAAAACAGAGAGTTTTCTATCTTCTAAAGGCTCTAATTCAGAGGCCCTATATACTCCACTTTTAACTAACTGCTTTGCCTTTTTAGTCGCATTTTCTTTGTCTTTAAAATGCGGCCACGAACACTGGTCCCTAATATTAACTTGCTCATAGAGGTATTTATTCAAATTTGCCGAATTTAACGTCTTTCTGAATATTTCTTCATGAGTTCTAGGCGAGCAGCAAGCGGCAACAACCCTGTTAATCCCTTCTTTTTTAATATCGTCCTTTATAGTGTTCTGTCCCTGCTCAGAGCAGAGGTACATATGCTCTCTTACAACAGACACATTTTCTATTGTTTTAGAGAAATTAACAACTTCCTCTATATTAACACTGCCTGCTATATTAGTACCACAGTGACAGACATAAACGCCAATCTTCGGGCAACTGTTCTCTTCCTTTTTTTTCTTTGATTGGGATTTTGCCATAGCACCACTCTACAGATATTGAACTCTCCTGATAATTTTAGATTACCCTAAACTGTTGATAAAATGAGGCAACTGTTTTTATATCTTTTGGTTTTGCTCATGTAATCTTACGAAAAAATTATAAAGTAAAAGATTTATCTAAGCCCCTAATATGGGCTTTTATTATGTCCTCTGCTATAATCTTCCCTATTACATATGAATGGTAGTATTTATTTAATATCTCAAGTGACTTCTCCTTCTCTTCTTTTGGAACAATTACCATAAATCCAGTTCCCATATTGAAGGTCCTGTACATCTCCTCAATTTCTACACCTGTATTCATAATTTTTTTAAAGATCACTGGGGGTTCTGGAAGATCAAGTTCAAATCCCATGCCTTTTTTCAGTCTTTTAAGATTTAGAAGACCGCCACCTGTGATGTGTGCCATCCCTTTAACTTTGACATTATCAATTAGATTAAGTATCTGTTTTACATAGATCCTAGTAGGGATCAAAAGTTCAGGATAGTCTTCCTCGCTCAGGGCTTTTCTTGCAAGTGTTAGTCCATTTGAATGAACTCCTGATGAGGCAATACCAATCACTATATCTCCTGGAACAATATCTTTTCCAGAAATTATTTTATCTTTTTTAACTACACCAAGACATGTTCCAGCTAGATCAAATCCTTCCCCATCTCCCTTTATTATATCTGGAAGAGTTGCAGTTTCCCCGCCAACTATAGGCATATCAGATTGCTTTGCACCCTCTAATAGTCCTTTTGCTATCTCCCCTAGCATGTATTCTGAAGTTTTCTCCAAAGCAATGTAGTCTACAAAAGCGATGGGGGCTGCACCATTGCATATGACATCATTGACGTTCATCGCAATTACATCAATTCCCACAGTATCATATTTTTTTAATTTTTGCGCAACAAGGACTTTTGATCCAACACCATCTGTAGCTAGCGATAAGGCGTAATCTCCAAATTCTATGAATCCTGAAAAACTACCTATGTCTCCAATTGCCGCACCGATCTTGCCTTTTCTAAATTGAAGAGTCTCTTTAATAACGGAAACTAGGGCACTGATTGATTTTTCTTCAACTTTTATATCTACGCCGGATGATTTGTAGTCTTTTGGAGTTGTCAATTACTTCACCCCTATTATTCTCATTGCGAGGTATGCCGCATTTTCTCCATTATCAATGCCTACGCATGCTACCGGAACACCTTTTGGCATTTGTACAATCGAGAGCAGTGCGTCAAGACCGCCTAATTTCGAAGAAACAGGCACACCTATAACTGGTTTATTAGTATGAGACGCAACTACACCGGGAAGTGCAGCAGCCAGTCCTGCTATAGCAATGAAAACGTCATAATCCTTTTTAGAAAGCTCCGCCACTTTTTCAGGCTCCCTATGGGCAGAGGCATATTTAATTTCGTATTCAACATTATTTTCATCAAAAACTTTCTTTACTTTGTTAACAATTTGTTCATCACTTTTTGAGCCAGCTATAATTAGAATCATGTATTAAGAAAGGTGAATAGATTAAAAAGATTTTTGTATAAGAATAGCGTTCTAAACTAATGAATAAAGAGAATTTAAATATAAAAAATAAAAGGACTTTCCTATAATCTTCAGAAAATAACCTTTTACTAAAAAATACTCTTAATACCTTCTTGGGTTTTTCTTTTGGTAACATTCCTTGCAGTAAACAGGTCTTGAGCCATCTGGTTTGAATGGAACTTCAGTTTCCTGTCCACAACTTGCACATGTTGCCTTGTGCATTTCACGAGGAGGTCTATCATATCCTCCTCTATTTTCACCATACATTTTAATTACTCCTTTTGTTTGGCCATTAATGGCCCTAAAAAATAAAATGTACTTTTAGTTTATAAGGTTGATTATGTAAATAAATGAAAAAAATATTAATTTCTGGAATAAAAAGAAACATTTACATACTTTTATTAAATTTAACTAAAAATGAGTTGGTAAGGATATTAAAATAGTATAATATTGATTAGTCGATACCTTCTCCAATTTTTTTTCTGAAACTTTTACCAACAAATCTCATATATTTATCTGATATGACTTCATATGCTATTTTGCTTGCCTCGCTATACGTACTTGCCAGTCCGCCACCAAGTATAACTCGTCCTCCACCAACAGCAAC
This portion of the Methanofastidiosum sp. genome encodes:
- a CDS encoding flavodoxin family protein gives rise to the protein MKILGVCGSPREGNTLFLLKKALETCKELGVETELVHVGQMKVAPCKACGGCKDTGICVQKDDMTPLYDKIRGADGIILASPVYLGGVSAQMKAFMDRTRALRQKFELRNKIGAGISVGGFRNGGQETTLQQIFNFFLIHNSIVVADEATSHYGGVGFGYNIGDSDKDEYGIKTSQNTAKNMVKVLKLIKGESKEEIKTW
- a CDS encoding thioredoxin family protein; translated protein: MEEIDEIRQKKMDELKEKFSGEKKRVLIEVLALSGCSHCPSAAEMAYRVASQYDNVDVAIVNIATPEGNSKARKLGVMSVPAIVINGKLAFVGAPQADMIMHDAVRKAM
- a CDS encoding hydrogenase maturation protease, encoding MKKIIVLGIGNPYLKDDRIGPKIVEDLEKFFSGHGNIIFEVFYSSGIELLDSILDYNCAIFVDSIISNNIGKITYLTLEDILSIPETSSPHSTNFSTMVKLGMKVSPERMPNEILFCAIGIKDPFTFSDEFTSNLEESYLSILEEIKDKVKDLAT
- a CDS encoding hydrogenase iron-sulfur subunit; the encoded protein is MMTNFEPNIVGFVCNWCTYAGADLAGSSRYSYPPNIKMIRLMCSGRVDPAFILETFARGADGVFIGGCHIPRDCHYQQGNFKALKRVTLLKKLIADMGIEPERLEIFWISASEGKRFSEVMTSFTERIRELGPNPIRV
- a CDS encoding heterodisulfide reductase-related iron-sulfur binding cluster, which codes for MHATDYALYTGCIIPLRYPDIENSIRETMSLLGANVYDMVGAGCCPPGGAFWSVEEISGLAQSARNISIAESMNKDLMAVCNGCFCYLKNSNLLLKNDQEKREKVNTILNRVGRKYQGTISVYHLVEVLHDHIGTEKIKEATKIKLDGAKAAVHYGCHLLRPSDHLMAENPEKPHKLDALVEALGMESVYYPKKLSCCGAGGGMRGNNPDVTLKILEKKLLNIKYSDPDCIVTACPFCFLQFDLGQKGLRDKGEDFCIPVFYYNQLLGLSMGLPKERIASLSETPRDGFIKKFYGVG
- a CDS encoding 4Fe-4S dicluster domain-containing protein; the protein is MKIVLNETNKNLVNKVIEYGGKRVYECFQCGMCASGCPVASDTDHKIKRTMHQVLLGLDEQILDKKAIWLCTTCFMCLERCPQNAGPTDVVFALRRISAENGIIPEAQIEVANNIYHLGHAVTVQKGITLRNKVKAPPLKTAGSDKKYVLEIQKIVDSTHAGKLLKIRKDWKPKGDDVIACD
- a CDS encoding CoB--CoM heterodisulfide reductase iron-sulfur subunit A family protein — translated: MAKSQSKKKKEENSCPKIGVYVCHCGTNIAGSVNIEEVVNFSKTIENVSVVREHMYLCSEQGQNTIKDDIKKEGINRVVAACCSPRTHEEIFRKTLNSANLNKYLYEQVNIRDQCSWPHFKDKENATKKAKQLVKSGVYRASELEPLEDRKLSVLKSALVIGGGISGINAALDLARSGFKVYIVERDPSIGGKMAQLDKTFPTNDCSACILAPMMVEVSNTPNIELLTYSEIEDVSGHIGKYHIVVKKKQTSVDWEKCNGCGDCSIVCPIKVDNEFNCNMDKRKAIYIQFQQAIPMKAVIDKTKCIKCKLCEKRCKVGAIDISKNDDEFVEFDVGSIIVTTGYDLFDPNKKAEYDYDHPNVITSLELERMMCASGPTKGEILRPSDGRKPHTISFIQCVGSRDEKTNDYCSRICCTYSIKHARLLKEKYPDIDMFIHYIDLRCFGKGYEEYYRMAREKGVKFIRGRISQVDSIGDRLEVSGDDDTLGEQISVIADLVVLAVAMESPKGTKKLANLLNISTDKTGFFKEIHPKLKPVSTDSDGIFIAGACQGPKEIPDAVSQGKAAASAASSLMSKGEIEIEPLFAQIIEDLCARCRTCESLCTYKAIRYTEEDKMEVDIALCKGCGVCSAACPSGAIKANHFTTKQVRMQILALTEGSK
- the purM gene encoding phosphoribosylformylglycinamidine cyclo-ligase gives rise to the protein MTTPKDYKSSGVDIKVEEKSISALVSVIKETLQFRKGKIGAAIGDIGSFSGFIEFGDYALSLATDGVGSKVLVAQKLKKYDTVGIDVIAMNVNDVICNGAAPIAFVDYIALEKTSEYMLGEIAKGLLEGAKQSDMPIVGGETATLPDIIKGDGEGFDLAGTCLGVVKKDKIISGKDIVPGDIVIGIASSGVHSNGLTLARKALSEEDYPELLIPTRIYVKQILNLIDNVKVKGMAHITGGGLLNLKRLKKGMGFELDLPEPPVIFKKIMNTGVEIEEMYRTFNMGTGFMVIVPKEEKEKSLEILNKYYHSYVIGKIIAEDIIKAHIRGLDKSFTL
- the purE gene encoding 5-(carboxyamino)imidazole ribonucleotide mutase translates to MILIIAGSKSDEQIVNKVKKVFDENNVEYEIKYASAHREPEKVAELSKKDYDVFIAIAGLAAALPGVVASHTNKPVIGVPVSSKLGGLDALLSIVQMPKGVPVACVGIDNGENAAYLAMRIIGVK